The Fusobacterium perfoetens ATCC 29250 genome contains a region encoding:
- the coaE gene encoding dephospho-CoA kinase (Dephospho-CoA kinase (CoaE) performs the final step in coenzyme A biosynthesis.) produces the protein MIIGLTGGIASGKSTVSNILNKIGIKIVDADKISKELSNREDVIKEIQEKISMDVLNDENKLDRIKLKNIVFNNKEKLNILNEIFHPKIREEFKKIKLNSHKRDIIIFDVPLLFETGMYKLCDKNILVYVDKDIQINRLMLRDNITKELAEKIINSQMSLEEKKEKSDILINNNKTIEELEIKVMKIYNILLKEIEE, from the coding sequence ATGATAATAGGTCTTACAGGTGGGATAGCTAGTGGAAAATCAACAGTAAGTAATATTTTAAATAAAATTGGAATAAAAATAGTAGATGCTGATAAAATTTCAAAAGAATTATCCAATAGAGAAGATGTAATAAAAGAAATTCAAGAAAAAATTTCCATGGATGTATTAAATGATGAAAATAAATTAGATAGAATAAAATTAAAAAATATAGTTTTTAATAATAAAGAAAAATTAAATATTCTTAATGAAATTTTTCATCCTAAAATAAGAGAAGAATTTAAAAAAATCAAGTTAAATTCTCATAAACGTGATATAATAATATTTGATGTACCTTTACTATTTGAAACTGGAATGTATAAATTATGTGATAAAAATATATTAGTTTATGTAGATAAAGATATTCAAATTAATAGATTGATGTTAAGAGATAACATTACAAAAGAACTTGCTGAAAAAATAATAAATTCACAAATGAGTTTAGAAGAAAAAAAAGAAAAATCAGATATTCTTATAAATAACAATAAAACTATTGAAGAATTGGAAATAAAAGTTATGAAAATTTATAATATTTTATTAAAAGAGATAGAGGAATAA
- a CDS encoding peptidase U32 family protein, producing MKIVAPAGNLERFYSAVNAGADEIYMGIKGFGARRNAQNFTLEEYKEAIDYAHKRGSRIFLTLNTLMKNVEIDFLYTNLKALYEYGLDAIIVQDLGYFRFIKENFPDIDIHGSTQMTVANHVEAEYLKSLGFKRVVLPREMTFEEIKSIREKTDIELEVFVSGALCISYSGNCYMSSFIGGRSGNRGMCAQPCRKLYTKDSKCNFLLSPKDQLMGLEEIQKLKEIGINSIKIEGRMKEKTYVNEAVTYFRDMIDNINREEKLSKIFNRGYSKGYFYKETVSEDIMNKNYSATIGNPIGIISGKELLLEDRIMLGDGITYLSKDYEILGGEYINRIEKKNQKEKYKEAVEGEKIILKNAPKGSKFIFKNFDKKVIDEVTARLKEENKKENVELTFEGRLGEKPLLKGKVINSRGQEIYSEIIGESLIEVASKKSADSKNIEEKLCETGETVFKVSKCNVYIDNNIFLPISILKELRRNLLKELEEKLVLSYRRNLGEREIFKIQVEKDEIKTPEISVMVTTKEQEEIVKELGIEKIYHRGYDVAKEGNLKYININEKLATNLYQILKNTNKDVTVGWNLNVGNIYSLNEFAKIPNVKTIIISPELKYEEIENIGKVPVRKAMLGYSKLKGMYIELDILKDKETFKNEQEDLFISRINPLGNNEIYFNKPLNVLSQVKRLGKLGIDEVVIELLDEIKEEIEEIIRNIDKKENIYSPYNYERGVY from the coding sequence ATGAAAATAGTAGCCCCAGCAGGTAATTTAGAAAGATTTTATTCAGCAGTTAATGCTGGAGCAGATGAAATCTATATGGGAATAAAAGGATTTGGAGCTAGAAGAAATGCTCAAAATTTTACTTTAGAAGAATATAAAGAGGCTATAGACTATGCCCATAAAAGAGGGAGTAGAATATTTCTTACTCTTAATACATTGATGAAAAATGTAGAGATAGATTTTTTATATACAAATTTAAAAGCTTTATATGAATATGGATTAGATGCTATTATTGTTCAAGATTTAGGATATTTTAGATTTATAAAAGAAAATTTTCCAGATATAGATATTCATGGAAGTACTCAGATGACAGTGGCCAATCATGTAGAAGCAGAATATTTAAAAAGTTTAGGATTTAAAAGGGTTGTATTACCAAGAGAGATGACTTTTGAAGAGATAAAAAGTATAAGAGAAAAAACAGATATAGAACTAGAAGTCTTTGTTTCAGGAGCTCTTTGTATATCTTATTCTGGAAATTGTTATATGAGTAGTTTTATAGGTGGAAGAAGTGGAAACAGGGGAATGTGTGCCCAACCTTGTAGAAAACTATATACAAAAGATAGTAAATGTAACTTTTTATTAAGCCCTAAAGACCAACTTATGGGATTAGAAGAGATACAAAAATTAAAAGAGATAGGTATAAATAGTATAAAAATTGAAGGAAGAATGAAAGAAAAAACATATGTTAATGAAGCAGTAACATATTTTAGAGATATGATAGATAATATAAATAGAGAAGAAAAGCTTTCTAAGATTTTTAATAGAGGATATTCAAAAGGATATTTTTATAAAGAGACTGTTTCAGAAGATATTATGAATAAAAATTATTCTGCTACAATAGGAAATCCTATTGGAATAATTAGTGGTAAAGAATTATTATTAGAAGATAGAATAATGTTAGGTGACGGAATAACATATCTTTCAAAAGATTATGAAATTTTAGGTGGAGAATACATCAATAGAATAGAAAAGAAAAATCAAAAAGAGAAATATAAAGAGGCAGTAGAGGGAGAAAAAATAATTTTGAAAAATGCTCCTAAAGGGTCTAAGTTTATATTTAAGAATTTTGATAAAAAAGTAATAGATGAAGTTACTGCTAGATTAAAAGAGGAAAATAAAAAAGAAAATGTTGAGTTAACTTTTGAAGGAAGATTAGGAGAAAAACCTCTTTTAAAAGGAAAAGTAATAAATAGTAGAGGGCAAGAAATTTATAGTGAAATTATAGGAGAGAGTTTAATAGAAGTAGCAAGTAAAAAAAGTGCTGATTCTAAAAATATTGAAGAAAAACTTTGTGAAACTGGAGAAACAGTATTTAAAGTTTCTAAATGTAATGTGTATATAGATAATAATATTTTCTTGCCTATATCAATTTTAAAAGAACTTAGAAGAAATTTATTAAAAGAATTAGAAGAAAAATTAGTATTAAGTTATAGAAGAAATTTAGGAGAAAGAGAAATATTTAAGATTCAAGTTGAAAAAGATGAAATAAAAACTCCTGAAATTTCAGTTATGGTAACAACAAAAGAACAAGAAGAAATTGTAAAAGAATTAGGAATAGAAAAAATTTATCATAGAGGATATGATGTAGCAAAAGAGGGAAATTTAAAATATATTAATATAAATGAAAAACTTGCTACAAACCTTTATCAAATATTAAAAAATACAAATAAAGATGTAACAGTAGGTTGGAATTTAAATGTTGGAAATATTTATTCTCTAAATGAGTTTGCTAAGATTCCTAATGTAAAAACTATTATAATTTCTCCAGAGTTAAAATATGAAGAAATAGAAAATATTGGAAAAGTTCCTGTAAGAAAAGCAATGTTAGGATATTCTAAATTAAAGGGAATGTATATTGAATTAGATATATTAAAAGATAAAGAAACATTTAAAAATGAACAGGAAGATTTATTTATTTCAAGAATAAATCCTTTAGGAAATAATGAGATTTATTTCAATAAACCTTTAAATGTTTTGAGTCAAGTAAAAAGGTTAGGAAAACTTGGTATAGATGAAGTTGTTATAGAACTTTTAGATGAAATTAAAGAGGAAATAGAGGAAATAATCAGAAATATAGATAAAAAAGAAAATATATATAGTCCATATAATTATGAGAGAGGAGTATATTAA
- a CDS encoding phosphatidylglycerophosphatase A family protein, whose protein sequence is MKTMTIRNLATWFGLGDMPKAPGTFGTLGAIPLYIGINFLRNIFPNITLYNSFYFMFLMTFFALSVYVSDISERVIFQKEDPQQVVIDEVLGYMTTLFLVNPVGVKEFLVAIGLAFVIFRFLDITKIGPIDKVQDLKDGIGVTMDDFLAGVIGNFILLCIWTFIF, encoded by the coding sequence ATGAAAACAATGACAATTAGAAATTTAGCTACTTGGTTTGGGCTAGGAGATATGCCTAAGGCACCAGGAACTTTTGGGACTTTAGGAGCAATTCCTTTATATATAGGAATAAATTTTTTAAGAAATATTTTTCCAAATATAACTTTGTATAATTCATTTTATTTTATGTTTTTAATGACTTTTTTTGCATTATCAGTTTATGTGTCAGATATTAGTGAAAGAGTTATATTTCAAAAAGAAGATCCACAACAAGTTGTAATAGATGAAGTTTTAGGGTATATGACTACTTTATTCTTAGTTAATCCTGTAGGAGTGAAAGAATTTTTAGTAGCTATTGGTTTGGCCTTTGTTATTTTTAGATTTTTAGATATAACAAAAATAGGACCAATAGATAAAGTACAAGACTTAAAAGATGGAATAGGTGTCACAATGGACGACTTCTTAGCTGGAGTTATAGGAAACTTTATATTACTTTGTATATGGACATTTATATTTTAA
- a CDS encoding competence/damage-inducible protein A has translation MKASIILVGTELLSGGTVDTNSIFMAEELNKYGIEIKYKLTVKDTIEDIMIALEFARKNSDLIITSGGVGPTIDDITKDAVAKFLGKRIIVDEEDFKVMKQKFDERKLKYTPNNIKQVEKPEGAVSIENQVGMCPAVYVDDIVSFPGVPSEVYDMFPRFLKWYAEEKKLLIDEIYIKDLLVYGLGESYLDQQISELFTEEGIDYEFLVKDFGIIIRLQGKNSNKNIVEKISEKIYNIIGDNIFGEGNDRLENLVITKLKEKKLSLSVAESCTGGLLAGKIVSVSGASEVFKEGLVTYSNEAKMEKLGVKEETLKKYGAVSEETALEMVKGLKTDVGVSVTGIAGPLGGTKEKPVGLVYFGLKVKDNFKVEKRILVGPRNKIRERATLQGLFYLNKMLKGNA, from the coding sequence ATGAAGGCTAGTATAATTCTTGTAGGAACAGAACTATTAAGTGGTGGAACTGTAGATACAAATAGTATATTTATGGCAGAAGAACTTAATAAATATGGGATAGAAATAAAATATAAACTGACAGTAAAAGATACAATAGAAGATATTATGATAGCTTTAGAATTTGCTAGAAAAAATAGTGATTTAATAATAACTTCTGGGGGGGTAGGACCAACTATTGATGATATAACAAAAGATGCTGTAGCAAAATTTTTAGGAAAAAGAATTATTGTTGATGAAGAAGATTTCAAAGTAATGAAACAAAAATTTGATGAAAGAAAATTAAAATATACTCCAAATAATATAAAACAAGTGGAAAAACCAGAAGGAGCAGTATCAATAGAAAATCAAGTTGGAATGTGTCCAGCTGTTTATGTAGATGATATAGTATCTTTTCCAGGAGTTCCATCAGAAGTATATGATATGTTTCCTAGATTTTTAAAATGGTATGCAGAGGAAAAGAAACTTCTTATAGATGAAATATATATAAAAGATTTATTGGTATATGGTTTAGGAGAATCTTATCTTGACCAACAAATAAGTGAACTTTTTACAGAAGAAGGAATTGATTATGAATTCTTAGTGAAAGATTTTGGTATAATTATCAGATTACAAGGAAAAAATAGTAATAAAAACATAGTAGAAAAAATTTCTGAAAAGATATATAATATAATAGGCGACAATATTTTTGGAGAAGGAAATGATAGATTAGAAAACTTAGTTATCACCAAACTAAAAGAGAAAAAACTATCACTTTCAGTTGCTGAATCTTGTACAGGAGGATTACTTGCAGGAAAAATTGTCAGTGTTTCTGGAGCTTCAGAAGTATTTAAAGAGGGGTTAGTAACTTATAGTAATGAAGCTAAAATGGAAAAATTAGGAGTTAAAGAGGAAACATTAAAAAAATATGGAGCTGTAAGTGAAGAAACAGCTTTAGAAATGGTTAAAGGACTAAAAACTGATGTAGGAGTTTCTGTGACAGGAATAGCAGGGCCTTTAGGGGGAACAAAAGAAAAACCAGTAGGTTTAGTTTATTTTGGACTAAAAGTAAAAGATAATTTTAAGGTTGAAAAAAGAATATTGGTAGGGCCAAGAAATAAGATTAGGGAAAGAGCAACATTACAAGGTTTATTTTATTTAAATAAAATGTTGAAAGGAAATGCTTAA
- a CDS encoding helix-turn-helix domain-containing protein gives MTIGEKIKKHRTEKGFSLRELAKKVDLSASFLSQIEQGKASPSIENLKKIANNLEVRVSYLIEEEEKLETFHVKKEDIKYVESIDSKTSIGLLTSSKLEKDMEPIIYEIKPGGESGRGFFNHHGEEFIYIIEGNLDIYIENQVTTLNEGDSFYFKSTLNHRFKNNGKKLTRAIWVVSPPTF, from the coding sequence ATGACTATAGGAGAAAAAATAAAAAAACATAGAACAGAAAAAGGTTTTTCACTAAGAGAATTGGCAAAAAAAGTCGATTTGTCAGCTAGTTTTTTATCACAAATAGAGCAAGGAAAAGCTTCACCATCAATAGAAAATTTAAAAAAAATAGCTAATAATTTAGAAGTAAGAGTGAGTTATCTTATAGAAGAAGAGGAAAAATTAGAAACTTTTCATGTAAAAAAAGAAGATATAAAATATGTAGAAAGTATAGATTCTAAGACTTCTATAGGACTTTTAACATCATCTAAATTAGAAAAAGATATGGAACCAATTATATATGAAATAAAACCTGGCGGAGAAAGTGGAAGAGGATTTTTTAATCATCATGGTGAAGAATTTATTTATATAATAGAGGGAAATTTAGATATTTATATAGAAAATCAGGTTACTACTTTAAATGAAGGAGATAGTTTTTATTTTAAATCTACTTTGAATCATAGATTTAAAAATAATGGAAAAAAATTAACAAGAGCTATTTGGGTAGTAAGTCCACCTACATTTTAA
- a CDS encoding DegV family EDD domain-containing protein yields the protein MELKIEVLNAMRLTKLLIAASRWLSRHADVLNDLNVYPVPDGDTGTNMSMTLQAVENQLVKLNYEPKMAELCEIVSESILLGARGNSGTILSQIIQGFLMGIQEKEEATVEDVIRAFGQAKEKAYKAVSNPVEGTILTVIRKVAEAAENYEGDKKDFIPFLIYLKNISAEAVEETPTLLPKLKEAGVVDAGGKGIFYILEGFEKSITDPQMLEDLERIIQSQSKRREMLDSTAMEMEDIKFKYCTEFIIENGSFNLEEYKEKISQYGDSIVCAQTSKKTKTHIHTNNPGIILEIACALGSLSNMKIENMEIQHHNNKLFKEEDYTLVQQNILIRNENARPVGYFAIADTKEMGEIFLNIGAAGVLIGGQTNNPSVADIEEGIKKLDAQKIIVLPNNKNIISAAKIAAERSNKEVTVLETKSMLEGHYLIKNKDLKIESVIEHLSVNTSIEITKAVRDTRVDNLEIIKGNYIAIVNGKIKETNSSLQNLILTLKSKYLTENTLNVLVSLGKNVDEEMTVELKDVPQGIRYEEINCKQENYYYYIYIENRDPKLPEIAIVTDSTSDLSEEMIREYPNLEIIPLKVKLDGDNYYRDGVDISKQEFWKKIVEGGQLPKTSQPSPAEFKSLYEKLFAKGYKKIISIHISGKLSGTQQAARVARGMLNREEDVVILDSKTVTFALGHLAIEASKMAMEKKSLKEIIDWLEESKELMKVYFVVKDLDYLQRGGRIGRASALIGGIFRVKPVLKVENGEVSVEAKVLGEKGALLHMEKIIKSAKTSIILYTGWGGNQSCLSSADSLKTIAERFKKVDYRGRVEIGAVIGSHAGPVYGIGIMDKIR from the coding sequence ATGGAGTTAAAAATAGAAGTTTTAAATGCAATGAGATTAACTAAACTTCTTATTGCAGCAAGTAGATGGTTATCAAGACATGCTGATGTATTAAATGATTTAAATGTATATCCAGTTCCAGATGGAGATACTGGTACAAATATGTCAATGACATTACAAGCAGTAGAAAACCAACTTGTAAAACTAAATTATGAGCCAAAAATGGCAGAACTTTGTGAAATAGTATCAGAATCAATTTTACTTGGAGCTAGGGGGAACTCTGGAACAATTTTATCTCAAATTATTCAAGGGTTTTTAATGGGAATTCAAGAAAAAGAAGAAGCTACAGTAGAGGATGTAATTAGAGCTTTTGGACAAGCTAAAGAAAAAGCTTATAAAGCGGTAAGTAATCCTGTAGAAGGAACAATTTTAACAGTAATAAGAAAAGTAGCAGAAGCAGCTGAAAATTATGAAGGAGATAAAAAAGATTTTATTCCATTTTTAATTTATTTAAAAAATATTTCAGCAGAAGCTGTAGAGGAAACACCAACTCTTTTACCAAAATTAAAAGAAGCTGGAGTAGTTGATGCTGGTGGAAAAGGAATTTTCTATATTCTAGAAGGATTTGAAAAATCTATTACAGACCCTCAAATGTTAGAAGATTTAGAAAGAATAATACAATCTCAATCTAAAAGAAGAGAGATGTTAGATTCTACAGCAATGGAAATGGAAGATATAAAATTTAAATATTGTACAGAATTTATAATAGAAAATGGAAGTTTTAATTTAGAAGAATACAAAGAAAAAATAAGTCAATATGGAGATTCTATTGTTTGTGCTCAAACTTCTAAAAAAACAAAAACACATATTCATACAAATAATCCAGGTATCATACTAGAAATAGCTTGTGCTTTAGGAAGTTTATCTAATATGAAAATAGAAAATATGGAAATTCAACACCATAATAATAAATTATTCAAAGAAGAAGACTACACTTTAGTACAACAAAATATCTTAATTAGAAATGAGAATGCTAGACCAGTAGGATATTTTGCCATAGCAGATACTAAAGAAATGGGAGAAATTTTCTTAAATATAGGAGCAGCTGGAGTTTTAATAGGAGGACAAACAAATAATCCAAGTGTAGCTGATATTGAAGAGGGAATTAAAAAATTAGATGCTCAAAAAATAATTGTTTTACCAAATAATAAAAATATAATCTCAGCAGCTAAGATAGCAGCTGAAAGGTCAAATAAAGAGGTTACAGTTTTAGAAACTAAATCTATGCTTGAAGGTCATTATTTAATAAAAAATAAAGATTTAAAAATAGAAAGTGTTATTGAACATTTAAGTGTAAATACTTCTATTGAAATTACAAAAGCTGTTAGAGATACAAGAGTAGATAATTTAGAAATAATTAAAGGAAATTATATAGCTATTGTAAATGGAAAAATAAAAGAAACTAATTCAAGTTTACAAAATTTAATATTGACATTAAAATCTAAATATTTGACTGAAAATACTTTAAATGTATTAGTATCTTTAGGAAAAAATGTAGATGAAGAAATGACAGTAGAGTTAAAAGATGTTCCTCAAGGAATTAGATATGAAGAAATTAATTGTAAACAGGAAAATTATTACTATTATATTTATATAGAAAATAGAGATCCTAAATTACCAGAAATAGCTATTGTAACAGATTCTACGTCTGACTTATCAGAGGAAATGATAAGAGAATATCCTAACTTGGAAATAATACCTTTAAAAGTTAAGTTAGATGGAGATAATTATTATAGAGATGGAGTAGATATCAGTAAACAAGAATTTTGGAAAAAAATAGTAGAAGGTGGGCAATTACCAAAAACTTCTCAACCATCTCCAGCAGAATTTAAGTCTCTTTATGAAAAATTATTTGCAAAAGGATATAAGAAAATTATATCAATTCATATTTCAGGAAAATTAAGTGGAACCCAACAAGCTGCTAGAGTAGCAAGAGGAATGTTAAATAGAGAGGAAGATGTAGTTATCTTAGATTCTAAAACTGTTACATTTGCTTTGGGACATCTAGCAATAGAGGCTTCAAAAATGGCTATGGAGAAAAAATCTTTAAAAGAAATTATAGATTGGTTAGAAGAATCTAAAGAATTAATGAAAGTTTATTTTGTTGTAAAAGATTTAGACTATTTACAAAGAGGTGGAAGAATAGGTAGGGCCTCAGCTCTTATAGGTGGAATATTTAGAGTGAAACCTGTTCTTAAAGTTGAAAATGGAGAAGTTTCTGTAGAAGCAAAAGTTTTAGGAGAAAAGGGAGCTCTTCTTCATATGGAGAAAATTATTAAATCAGCTAAAACTTCAATA